A section of the Nakamurella deserti genome encodes:
- a CDS encoding MDR family MFS transporter, producing MTTTAPPAPIVLTRRRIWLIFSALLAGMLLSSLDQTIVSTAMPTIVGDLGGVAHMAWVTTAYLLATTIAMPIYGKFGDIWGRRNLFLVAIALFTLASLGAALATGFWEFVTFRGIQGLGGGGLMILSQAIIADIVPAKERGKYLAPMGAVFGISAIGGPLLGGLFTDHLSWEWCFWINIPVGIAAFAIAWRTLSLPSKRNTRKVDYLGVILLSTATTCLILFTDWGGKQYAWTSPTIIGLVVAFAAAVAAFVVVENRAEQPIIPMALFRNRTFVLATAIGLVLGLGMFSALAFIPTFLQMASGTSASVSGLLTIPMIIGLILTLTLSMRHITRTGRYKIFPIVGAIVTALGMLWLTTLAGTTPIWVICTMLFVLGAGLGFIMQIIVLVVQNAVSPDDVGTATSTNNYFREVGAALGVAVFGSIFTNRLVENLTTAVTANAAQAAAAGLDPASLVPAQVKAAGDPLKTAIVDSYADALAPVFWYLIPAVLIALVLAIFLPEIPLSDEAGMIARGEAIADTGQGDAPVAAPTDEPVLIAPTGTAHGSRDTTTRH from the coding sequence GTGACCACCACCGCCCCGCCGGCACCGATCGTGCTGACCCGACGCCGCATCTGGCTGATCTTCTCCGCCCTGCTGGCCGGGATGCTGCTGTCCAGCCTCGACCAGACCATCGTGTCCACGGCGATGCCGACCATCGTCGGCGATCTCGGGGGCGTCGCCCACATGGCCTGGGTGACCACGGCGTACCTGCTGGCCACCACCATCGCGATGCCGATCTACGGCAAGTTCGGCGACATCTGGGGCCGCCGCAACCTGTTCCTGGTCGCCATCGCGTTGTTCACGCTGGCCTCGCTGGGTGCGGCCCTGGCGACCGGCTTCTGGGAGTTCGTCACCTTCCGCGGGATCCAGGGTCTCGGCGGCGGCGGCCTGATGATCCTGTCGCAGGCGATCATCGCCGACATCGTGCCGGCCAAGGAGCGCGGGAAGTACCTGGCTCCGATGGGCGCCGTGTTCGGCATCAGCGCGATCGGCGGACCGCTGCTGGGCGGTCTGTTCACCGACCACCTGAGCTGGGAGTGGTGCTTCTGGATCAACATCCCGGTCGGGATCGCCGCGTTCGCCATCGCCTGGCGGACGCTGAGCCTGCCGTCGAAGCGCAACACCAGGAAGGTCGACTATCTCGGCGTCATCCTGCTGTCGACCGCCACCACCTGCCTGATCCTGTTCACCGACTGGGGCGGCAAGCAGTACGCGTGGACCTCCCCCACGATCATCGGCCTCGTCGTCGCCTTCGCCGCCGCCGTCGCCGCGTTCGTCGTGGTCGAGAACCGCGCCGAGCAGCCGATCATCCCGATGGCCCTGTTCCGCAACCGCACCTTCGTCCTCGCCACCGCGATCGGCCTGGTGCTGGGCCTGGGCATGTTCTCCGCACTGGCCTTCATCCCGACCTTCCTCCAGATGGCCTCGGGCACATCGGCTTCCGTCTCCGGTCTGCTGACCATCCCGATGATCATCGGCCTGATCCTGACGCTGACGCTGTCGATGCGGCACATCACCAGGACCGGCCGCTACAAGATCTTCCCGATCGTCGGCGCGATCGTCACCGCGCTGGGCATGCTCTGGTTGACGACACTGGCGGGCACCACGCCGATCTGGGTCATCTGCACGATGCTGTTCGTGCTCGGCGCCGGGCTCGGCTTCATCATGCAGATCATCGTGCTGGTGGTGCAGAACGCCGTGTCTCCCGACGACGTCGGTACCGCGACCAGCACCAACAACTACTTCCGCGAGGTCGGCGCGGCGTTGGGTGTGGCCGTCTTCGGGTCCATCTTCACCAACCGCCTCGTGGAGAACCTGACCACCGCCGTCACCGCCAACGCCGCCCAGGCCGCCGCTGCCGGGCTCGATCCCGCCTCTCTCGTACCGGCTCAGGTGAAGGCCGCCGGCGACCCGCTCAAGACCGCCATCGTCGACTCCTACGCCGACGCCCTGGCGCCGGTGTTCTGGTACCTCATCCCCGCGGTGCTGATCGCGCTGGTGCTGGCGATCTTCCTGCCCGAGATCCCGCTGTCCGACGAGGCG
- a CDS encoding immune inhibitor A domain-containing protein, translating to MRKIVAGLLAVSLATGLGGAVITPALASAVPAVDDSQVSTTPDSAKVVDELPNALEDKRRDLREEAITGVLNGELQPQEVNGSTVVKVGTADRSAAAENGARESEATQREQYVELERERTDRIFVILAEFGDERDPLYPDQDTDPDTPGPTVFDGPLVNQIPEPDRTLDNSTKWIPDFSREYFENLYFGTDPSDESLKQYYETQSSGRYSVDGEVTDWVKVKYNEARYGRSDGFPCLSNVCSNTWDLVRDAADQWVADQEAAGRSDADIAADMKSFDQWDRYDFDGDGDFNESDGYIDHFQIVHAGGDQADGDPYQGEDAIWSHRWYAYQGGIGTEGPAENALGGTEIGDTGVWIGDYTIQPENGGRSVFYHEYGHDLGLPDDYDTTGAGDNPNEHWTLMAQSRLGAAGEDFIGDRGGDLGAWNKLQLGWLDYQVEVAGQEKKIELGPEEFNTDKAQALVVVLPQKEVTSELGAPFGGENQWYSGTGDDLSNSMSRTVELPADQPAELSFQARWSIEDCGPDPCDYAYVQVDDGTGWAAVPGSITNADEGNGIDGFSDGWQPATFDLSAYAGETVGLRVSYSTDGAAQGSEEGNDLGLPAGIFVDDIAVTSGDATLLTDDAETSPNGWTLDGFSTVGSVATELFDNYYIAGYRSYVSYDRYLETGPYNYGFGPAKPDFVEHYAYQEGLLISYWDTSQSDNNVSEHPGEGLNLYIDSRPETLYRLDGLPWRTRVQLYDAPFTKAKADSFTLHIAGRPSYIRGVKGNPTFDDTRDYFDPELPNHGVKVAGAGVTIKVLNEKDNGATIRLGSVS from the coding sequence GTGCGAAAGATCGTGGCGGGACTGCTCGCCGTGTCACTCGCGACCGGACTCGGCGGGGCGGTGATCACCCCGGCGCTGGCGTCGGCGGTGCCCGCCGTCGACGACTCCCAGGTCTCGACGACACCGGATTCGGCCAAGGTGGTCGACGAGTTGCCGAACGCCCTGGAGGACAAGCGCCGGGACCTCCGCGAGGAGGCCATCACCGGGGTCCTCAACGGCGAACTGCAGCCCCAGGAGGTCAACGGCAGCACGGTCGTCAAGGTCGGCACCGCCGACCGGTCGGCGGCCGCCGAGAACGGGGCGCGGGAGTCCGAGGCGACCCAGCGTGAGCAGTACGTGGAGCTCGAACGGGAACGAACCGACCGGATCTTCGTCATCCTGGCCGAGTTCGGGGACGAGCGGGATCCGCTCTACCCCGACCAGGACACCGATCCGGACACCCCCGGACCGACCGTCTTCGACGGTCCGCTGGTGAACCAGATCCCCGAGCCGGACCGGACGCTGGACAACAGCACCAAGTGGATCCCGGACTTCAGCCGGGAGTATTTCGAGAACCTGTACTTCGGCACCGATCCCAGCGACGAGTCGTTGAAGCAGTACTACGAGACGCAGTCCTCCGGCCGGTATTCCGTCGACGGTGAGGTCACCGACTGGGTCAAGGTCAAGTACAACGAGGCCCGGTACGGCCGCTCCGACGGCTTCCCCTGCCTGTCCAACGTCTGCAGCAACACCTGGGACCTCGTCCGGGACGCCGCCGACCAGTGGGTCGCCGACCAGGAGGCCGCCGGCCGCAGCGACGCCGACATCGCCGCCGACATGAAGTCGTTCGACCAGTGGGACCGTTACGACTTCGACGGTGACGGCGACTTCAACGAGTCCGACGGCTACATCGACCACTTCCAGATCGTGCACGCCGGTGGGGACCAGGCCGACGGCGACCCGTACCAGGGTGAGGACGCCATCTGGTCGCACCGCTGGTACGCCTACCAGGGCGGCATCGGCACGGAGGGTCCGGCCGAGAACGCTCTGGGCGGCACCGAGATCGGCGACACCGGCGTCTGGATCGGCGATTACACGATCCAGCCGGAGAACGGCGGCCGCAGCGTGTTCTACCACGAGTACGGCCACGACCTCGGTCTGCCGGACGACTACGACACCACCGGTGCGGGCGACAACCCGAACGAGCACTGGACTCTCATGGCGCAGAGCCGCCTGGGTGCCGCAGGGGAGGACTTCATCGGCGACCGCGGTGGCGATCTCGGCGCCTGGAACAAGTTGCAGCTGGGCTGGCTCGACTACCAGGTCGAGGTGGCGGGCCAGGAGAAGAAGATCGAGCTCGGACCGGAGGAGTTCAACACCGACAAGGCCCAGGCGCTCGTCGTCGTGCTGCCCCAGAAGGAGGTCACCAGCGAGTTGGGTGCTCCGTTCGGTGGTGAGAACCAGTGGTACTCCGGGACCGGTGACGACCTGAGCAACAGCATGTCGCGGACCGTGGAGCTGCCGGCCGACCAGCCGGCGGAGCTGAGTTTCCAGGCCCGCTGGAGCATCGAGGACTGTGGCCCCGATCCGTGCGACTACGCCTACGTCCAGGTCGACGACGGCACCGGCTGGGCCGCCGTGCCCGGCTCCATCACCAACGCCGACGAGGGCAACGGCATCGACGGCTTCAGCGACGGCTGGCAGCCGGCCACCTTCGACCTGTCCGCCTACGCCGGGGAGACCGTCGGGCTGCGGGTGTCGTACTCCACCGACGGCGCCGCCCAGGGCTCCGAGGAGGGCAACGACCTCGGTCTGCCCGCCGGCATCTTCGTCGACGACATCGCCGTGACCTCCGGAGATGCCACGCTGCTCACCGACGACGCCGAGACCTCACCCAACGGCTGGACTCTCGACGGCTTCAGCACGGTCGGCAGCGTCGCCACCGAACTGTTCGACAACTACTACATCGCCGGTTACCGGAGCTACGTCTCCTACGACCGGTACCTGGAGACCGGGCCGTACAACTACGGCTTCGGCCCGGCGAAGCCCGACTTCGTCGAGCACTACGCCTACCAGGAGGGCCTGCTGATCTCCTACTGGGATACCTCCCAGTCGGACAACAACGTCAGTGAGCACCCGGGTGAGGGCCTGAACCTGTACATCGACTCCCGGCCCGAGACGCTGTACCGGCTCGACGGGCTGCCCTGGCGGACCCGCGTCCAGCTCTACGATGCGCCGTTCACCAAGGCCAAGGCCGACTCCTTCACCCTGCACATCGCGGGCCGACCGAGCTACATCCGCGGCGTGAAGGGCAACCCGACGTTCGACGACACCCGGGACTACTTCGATCCGGAGCTCCCGAACCACGGTGTCAAGGTCGCCGGGGCCGGCGTGACGATCAAGGTCCTGAACGAGAAGGACAACGGCGCCACGATCCGGTTGGGCAGCGTCAGCTGA
- a CDS encoding glycosyltransferase family 87 protein → MSRSADRGEPAPDLPDAGRRRSDRAADPSATLTPYERVVPSWTDATVRRASQLIGGPLGRHAQVGRLPILTPLRVCLLMALLFLIFGWLAKSPCIQQTPGADGAMVLDSSGNRQWISGCYNDVVPAYQIHGLNQSISPFATHYASDGSVMPALPYGALTAAFLWLVARGAGAYRKVADGSGLLPASLDVGVFFTVGAIALGLVYLWAVASTLKISRRRPWDTAIMCLSPLLVVHAFTNWDILPIALLAAAMLSWSRSRPVWAGALLGLAVAAKLYPVLLLVPLVVLALRTGRVRPVLVTTVTAAVAWAAVNLPFVLTDPAAWSQFYAANLDRRPEFTSLWSVFSTWSGSTLFTPDLAPGQAPALLNAVVAVLLVVAVLLIGWLGLAAPRRPRVAQLMFLTVAAFLLITKTWNPQFSLWLLPLAVLALPRWRPLLVWQLAEAALWWLLMLTFATRGDSSARYALLSAYPFQAMALVRDAIVLMLMVMVIREILRPADDLVRQAGDDDPTGGVFADAPDRFTLLSLPAVLGFGRRPAMDPRAADVPAVPAGGPPAEAVPLVERVAPRE, encoded by the coding sequence GTGAGCAGGAGCGCCGACCGGGGGGAACCGGCACCCGACCTTCCCGACGCCGGTCGCCGTCGGTCTGATCGCGCAGCCGACCCGAGCGCCACGCTCACGCCCTACGAACGCGTCGTCCCCAGCTGGACCGATGCGACGGTGCGCCGGGCGTCGCAGCTGATCGGCGGACCGCTCGGTCGGCACGCGCAGGTGGGCCGGCTGCCGATCCTGACGCCGCTGCGGGTGTGCCTGCTGATGGCGCTGCTGTTCCTGATCTTCGGATGGCTGGCGAAATCGCCGTGCATCCAGCAGACCCCGGGTGCCGACGGTGCCATGGTGCTGGACTCCAGCGGCAACCGGCAGTGGATCTCCGGCTGCTACAACGACGTCGTTCCCGCCTACCAGATCCACGGCCTGAACCAGTCGATCTCGCCGTTCGCGACGCACTACGCCAGTGACGGGTCGGTGATGCCGGCGCTGCCCTACGGCGCGTTGACCGCCGCGTTCCTGTGGCTGGTCGCCCGGGGCGCCGGCGCCTACCGCAAGGTGGCCGACGGCAGCGGCCTGTTGCCGGCGTCGCTGGACGTCGGCGTCTTCTTCACCGTCGGCGCCATCGCGCTGGGCCTGGTGTACCTGTGGGCGGTGGCCAGCACCCTGAAGATCTCCCGGCGGCGGCCGTGGGACACCGCCATCATGTGTCTGTCCCCGCTGCTCGTCGTGCACGCCTTCACCAACTGGGACATCCTGCCCATCGCGTTGCTCGCGGCGGCCATGTTGTCGTGGTCGCGTTCGCGGCCGGTGTGGGCCGGGGCCCTGCTCGGTCTGGCGGTGGCGGCGAAGCTGTACCCGGTGCTCCTGCTGGTGCCGCTGGTCGTCCTGGCGCTGCGGACCGGCAGGGTGCGGCCGGTGCTCGTCACCACGGTGACCGCCGCCGTCGCCTGGGCCGCGGTCAACCTGCCGTTCGTACTCACCGATCCGGCCGCGTGGTCGCAGTTCTACGCGGCCAACCTCGACCGCAGACCCGAGTTCACCTCGCTGTGGTCGGTGTTCTCGACGTGGTCGGGTTCGACGTTGTTCACGCCGGACCTCGCCCCCGGCCAGGCGCCGGCGCTGCTGAACGCGGTGGTCGCGGTGCTGCTGGTGGTGGCGGTGCTGCTCATCGGCTGGCTCGGACTCGCCGCGCCGCGCCGGCCCCGCGTGGCGCAGCTGATGTTCCTCACCGTGGCGGCGTTCCTGCTGATCACCAAGACGTGGAACCCGCAGTTCTCGCTGTGGCTGCTGCCGCTGGCCGTGCTGGCGTTGCCGCGCTGGCGGCCGCTGCTGGTCTGGCAGCTGGCCGAGGCGGCACTCTGGTGGCTGCTGATGCTGACCTTCGCCACCCGCGGCGACAGTTCGGCGCGGTACGCGCTCCTGTCGGCCTACCCGTTCCAGGCGATGGCGCTGGTGCGGGACGCGATCGTGCTGATGCTCATGGTGATGGTGATCCGGGAGATCCTGCGGCCGGCCGACGACCTGGTCCGCCAGGCCGGCGACGACGACCCGACCGGCGGCGTCTTCGCCGATGCACCCGACCGGTTCACGCTGCTGTCGCTGCCCGCCGTCCTCGGGTTCGGCCGCCGCCCGGCCATGGACCCGCGGGCCGCCGACGTGCCCGCCGTACCGGCGGGCGGGCCGCCCGCGGAGGCCGTCCCGCTCGTGGAACGCGTCGCGCCGCGCGAGTGA
- a CDS encoding alpha/beta hydrolase, whose amino-acid sequence MALIRCDFHSDALGVGTSMTVLLPEQTSSQIGLAGAPAAAAGGFPTLYLLHGLSDDHSIWQRRTALERYVAPLGLAVVMPSVSRSFYADEAFGLEYWTFLADELPAKVESMFRVSTRREDRFVAGLSMGGYGAFKWALRRPDRFAAAASLSGAVDLDRIQREHGRMQDPGMMRRIFGDAAVAGSDDDLFALLDTVTDPPPLYLGCGTGDHLIDDNRRFVAACAERDVDLTVDFQEGVHDWAYWDRTIQDVLAWLPLRSRGA is encoded by the coding sequence ATGGCCCTGATCCGGTGTGACTTCCATTCCGACGCCCTGGGCGTCGGTACCTCGATGACCGTGCTGCTGCCCGAACAGACCTCCAGTCAGATCGGACTGGCGGGCGCTCCGGCCGCCGCCGCCGGCGGCTTCCCGACGCTGTACCTGCTGCACGGTCTCTCGGACGACCACAGCATCTGGCAGCGGCGGACCGCGCTGGAACGCTACGTCGCACCGCTCGGGCTCGCCGTGGTGATGCCGTCGGTGAGCCGCAGCTTCTACGCCGACGAGGCGTTCGGGCTGGAGTACTGGACCTTCCTCGCCGACGAGCTGCCGGCGAAGGTGGAGTCGATGTTCCGGGTGTCGACCCGCCGGGAGGACCGTTTCGTCGCCGGTCTGTCGATGGGCGGCTACGGCGCGTTCAAGTGGGCGCTGCGCCGTCCCGACCGCTTCGCCGCCGCGGCGAGCCTGTCCGGCGCGGTCGACCTCGACCGCATCCAACGGGAACACGGCCGCATGCAGGACCCCGGGATGATGCGGCGGATCTTCGGCGACGCGGCGGTCGCCGGGTCCGACGACGACCTGTTCGCGCTGCTCGACACCGTCACCGACCCGCCGCCGCTGTACCTGGGCTGCGGCACCGGCGACCATCTCATCGACGACAACCGGCGGTTCGTCGCCGCCTGCGCCGAGCGCGACGTCGACCTGACGGTCGACTTCCAGGAGGGCGTGCACGACTGGGCGTACTGGGACCGCACCATCCAGGACGTCCTGGCCTGGCTGCCGCTGCGGTCCCGTGGCGCCTGA
- a CDS encoding multidrug effflux MFS transporter has protein sequence MTPTPTRATRERISAGFVLLLGALTAIGPFTIDLYLAAFPRIAEEFGTTPAAVQLTITATLAGLAIGQLLIGSLSDALGRRRPLIGGLVLYVLASAAIIVAPSVEVLAAMRFVQGLAAAAGMVLSMAIVRDRFSGIQVGKVLARLMLVVGVAPIVAPVIGSFMLGLGSWRWQFGVLTVFGVVLLGLAVFVLPESLPVDRRRKGGVRPALRTYASLLRDRTFMLLTLVSGFFMAAIFTYVSSATFVFQDQFGLSVGGFALVFTAGAAALTAGTQINGALIGRFTPAQILRVAVLAGAAVATAMLVTALLGLGMWPLIVTLVLTLFTAGFVLPSVPTIALDANPDRAGSASALLGSFQFGVGAVVAPLTGVFGGVTALSLAAVMFGAVIVATVVFLVVAPALGRLDSRLTAQTAVPHVAVAPPVLATEAR, from the coding sequence ATGACCCCCACCCCGACGCGCGCCACCCGCGAGCGGATCAGCGCCGGCTTCGTTCTGCTGCTGGGCGCACTGACCGCCATCGGTCCGTTCACCATCGACCTGTACCTGGCCGCGTTCCCCCGCATCGCCGAGGAGTTCGGCACCACCCCCGCCGCCGTCCAGCTGACGATCACCGCGACGCTCGCCGGGCTGGCGATCGGTCAGCTGCTCATCGGTTCGCTCTCCGATGCGCTCGGCCGCCGCCGCCCGCTGATCGGCGGGCTGGTGCTGTACGTCCTGGCCTCCGCGGCGATCATCGTGGCGCCGTCGGTCGAGGTGCTGGCCGCGATGCGCTTCGTGCAGGGTCTGGCCGCGGCTGCCGGGATGGTGCTGTCGATGGCCATCGTGCGGGACCGGTTCTCCGGCATCCAGGTCGGCAAGGTGCTCGCCCGCCTGATGCTGGTGGTCGGGGTGGCCCCCATCGTCGCGCCGGTGATCGGCTCCTTCATGCTGGGGCTCGGCTCGTGGCGCTGGCAGTTCGGCGTCCTCACGGTGTTCGGTGTGGTGCTGCTGGGCCTGGCCGTCTTCGTGCTGCCGGAGTCGCTGCCGGTCGACCGGCGCCGTAAGGGTGGTGTCCGACCGGCGCTGCGCACCTACGCATCGCTGTTGCGGGACCGCACCTTCATGCTGCTGACGCTGGTCAGCGGCTTCTTCATGGCGGCGATCTTCACCTACGTCTCGTCGGCGACCTTCGTCTTCCAGGACCAGTTCGGGTTGTCCGTCGGCGGCTTCGCCCTCGTCTTCACCGCCGGTGCCGCCGCCCTGACCGCGGGAACCCAGATCAACGGCGCCCTGATCGGCCGCTTCACGCCGGCGCAGATCCTGCGCGTCGCCGTACTGGCCGGCGCCGCCGTCGCCACCGCCATGCTGGTGACGGCCCTCCTGGGTCTGGGGATGTGGCCGCTGATCGTCACGCTCGTCCTCACCCTGTTCACCGCCGGGTTCGTGCTGCCCTCGGTGCCGACGATCGCGCTGGATGCGAACCCGGACCGGGCGGGCAGCGCCTCGGCCCTGCTCGGCTCCTTCCAGTTCGGTGTCGGCGCGGTCGTCGCCCCGCTGACCGGCGTCTTCGGCGGAGTGACCGCACTGTCGTTGGCGGCGGTGATGTTCGGTGCGGTGATCGTGGCGACCGTGGTCTTCCTGGTGGTCGCGCCGGCCCTCGGCCGGCTGGACTCCCGGCTGACGGCGCAGACCGCCGTACCGCACGTGGCGGTCGCGCCGCCGGTGCTGGCCACCGAGGCCCGCTGA
- a CDS encoding serine hydrolase domain-containing protein, whose product MVTTAEQLSHRLAVEQSDRRLPSVSAAWVRDGEIRWQDAIGTVDARPDGSPATPDTQYRIGSITKTFVAVLVLRLAEEGRLALDDPLDRYLPGTATASVTLRSLLSHAGGIRAETDNPWWERTAGIDEAELRRQLIARDLAVGHFHYSNVGYGALGAVVAALRGRSWLDCVREEILAPLGMSRTTDRPAAPHATGLAVHPFADVVLGEPEHDAVAMAPAGQLWSTTGDLARYATFLQAGDDRVLPAAVLARMKRPHTWDDPPGQRWSRAYGLGLEILNADGRRQYGHGGSMPGFLAMLRFRADGDAILVLTNTTTGLSPTLVGDLLTVVDRSAPRSPTVWHARPDQADRLELTGEWFWGPARLTMHVRPDGWLELVPVGAGRGSRFRRTGADSWEGQDGYYLGETLRVIRPAGTRPYLDLASFRLTRTPYDPDADIPGGVDPAGWS is encoded by the coding sequence ATGGTCACCACCGCCGAACAGCTCTCGCACCGGCTCGCCGTCGAGCAGTCCGACCGGCGACTGCCGTCGGTGTCGGCCGCCTGGGTGCGGGACGGGGAGATCCGCTGGCAGGACGCGATCGGCACCGTCGACGCGCGCCCCGACGGGTCACCGGCGACGCCCGACACCCAGTACCGCATCGGCTCCATCACCAAGACGTTCGTCGCGGTGCTGGTTCTGCGGCTCGCCGAGGAGGGCCGGCTCGCGCTCGACGATCCACTCGACCGGTACCTGCCCGGTACGGCCACTGCGTCGGTGACCCTGCGGTCGCTGCTCAGCCACGCCGGCGGGATCCGTGCGGAGACCGACAACCCCTGGTGGGAGCGCACCGCGGGGATCGACGAGGCCGAGCTGCGCCGTCAGTTGATCGCCCGTGATCTGGCCGTCGGCCACTTCCACTACTCCAACGTCGGCTACGGCGCGTTGGGCGCGGTGGTGGCGGCCCTGCGCGGCCGGAGCTGGCTGGACTGCGTGCGCGAGGAGATCCTGGCCCCGCTGGGCATGTCGCGCACCACGGACCGACCGGCGGCACCCCACGCCACCGGGCTGGCCGTGCACCCGTTCGCCGATGTGGTCCTCGGCGAACCCGAGCACGATGCGGTGGCGATGGCCCCGGCGGGCCAGTTGTGGTCCACCACGGGGGACCTGGCCCGCTACGCGACGTTCCTGCAGGCCGGCGACGACCGGGTGCTGCCCGCCGCCGTCCTGGCCCGGATGAAGCGCCCGCACACGTGGGACGACCCGCCCGGGCAGCGCTGGAGCCGCGCGTACGGGTTGGGCCTGGAGATACTCAACGCCGACGGCCGCCGGCAGTACGGACACGGCGGGTCGATGCCGGGATTCCTGGCGATGCTGCGGTTCCGGGCCGACGGTGACGCGATCCTGGTCCTCACCAACACCACGACCGGGCTGTCGCCGACGCTGGTCGGTGACCTGCTGACCGTCGTCGACCGGTCGGCACCGCGGTCGCCCACCGTGTGGCACGCGCGGCCGGACCAGGCCGACCGGCTGGAGTTGACCGGGGAATGGTTCTGGGGTCCCGCCCGGCTGACGATGCACGTCCGGCCCGACGGCTGGCTGGAGCTCGTGCCCGTGGGAGCCGGTCGTGGCTCGCGGTTCCGGCGGACGGGCGCGGACAGCTGGGAGGGGCAGGACGGCTACTACCTCGGTGAGACCCTGCGGGTGATCCGCCCCGCCGGCACCCGTCCGTACCTCGACCTCGCGTCGTTCCGGCTGACCCGCACCCCGTACGACCCGGACGCCGACATCCCCGGCGGGGTCGACCCGGCCGGCTGGAGCTGA
- a CDS encoding DUF5318 family protein gives MQTQRGLVDYALRRRSLLAQVTSGRVPVAEVCEASPYLMQAAKFHGVPTDVPCPVCRKENLTHVHWIYGDELGTAAGSARTPAELEKMAGVFSEFDVYMVEVCRTCQWNHLVSSFVMGHQGERAPKARRAGG, from the coding sequence GTGCAGACTCAGCGCGGCCTCGTCGACTACGCCCTCCGGCGTCGGTCGCTGCTGGCGCAGGTGACCAGCGGGCGGGTCCCGGTCGCCGAGGTGTGCGAGGCGAGCCCGTACCTGATGCAGGCGGCGAAGTTCCATGGTGTGCCCACCGACGTGCCGTGCCCGGTGTGCCGCAAGGAGAACCTGACGCACGTGCACTGGATCTACGGCGACGAGCTCGGCACGGCGGCGGGGTCGGCCCGCACCCCCGCGGAGCTGGAGAAGATGGCCGGCGTGTTCAGCGAGTTCGACGTCTACATGGTCGAGGTGTGCCGCACCTGCCAGTGGAACCACCTCGTCAGTTCGTTCGTGATGGGCCACCAGGGCGAGCGTGCGCCCAAGGCCCGCCGCGCCGGCGGCTGA
- a CDS encoding TraR/DksA family transcriptional regulator, translating to MAPESGPAGLPAPTEVLEAARAELAATERALADIRRVRADRVDDDEHDPEGSPLSAEWARLDGLHRAAARRVAAAEAAVAHAASGRYGICQRCGGPIAAGRLEALPAAVRCVRCA from the coding sequence GTGGCGCCTGAGAGCGGTCCGGCCGGGCTCCCCGCGCCGACCGAGGTGCTCGAGGCCGCGCGGGCCGAGCTGGCCGCCACCGAGCGTGCCCTGGCCGACATCCGACGGGTCCGTGCGGACCGGGTGGACGACGACGAGCACGATCCGGAGGGCAGTCCGCTGTCGGCGGAGTGGGCCCGGTTGGACGGTCTGCACCGGGCGGCGGCCCGCCGGGTGGCGGCCGCCGAAGCGGCGGTGGCGCACGCGGCATCAGGCCGGTACGGGATCTGCCAACGCTGCGGCGGGCCGATCGCCGCCGGCCGGCTGGAGGCGTTGCCGGCGGCGGTCCGCTGCGTGCGCTGCGCCTGA
- a CDS encoding TetR/AcrR family transcriptional regulator, with the protein MQNSSDPVGGLRETKKRATRHRLTTAGRRLTLAHGLDNVTVEMICAEVGVSVRTFFNYFTSKDEALAGDELPLGDDESRRRFQDGGPTGVLLADLMTVLFPADGLHGDDREELRTAFAVMMQEPRILARQLARGMEHEERLAGMIARRQGLEAPDTTSRTAAAVAQTLLRRAVAEWVQADDDSDIATHIRRELVAATAVITAGTGHAGP; encoded by the coding sequence GTGCAGAATTCATCCGACCCGGTCGGCGGACTCCGGGAGACCAAGAAGCGGGCCACCCGCCACCGGCTGACCACCGCGGGTCGACGACTCACACTCGCCCACGGCCTGGACAACGTGACCGTGGAGATGATCTGCGCCGAGGTAGGCGTCTCGGTGCGGACCTTCTTCAACTACTTCACGTCCAAGGACGAGGCGCTGGCCGGTGACGAGCTGCCGCTCGGCGACGACGAGAGCCGGCGGCGCTTCCAGGACGGCGGACCCACCGGCGTCCTGCTCGCCGATCTGATGACCGTGCTGTTCCCGGCCGACGGCTTGCACGGCGACGACCGGGAGGAGCTGCGGACCGCGTTCGCCGTCATGATGCAGGAGCCCCGCATCCTCGCCCGCCAGCTCGCACGCGGCATGGAGCACGAGGAGCGGCTGGCCGGGATGATCGCCCGCCGGCAGGGACTCGAGGCGCCGGACACGACCAGCCGGACCGCCGCGGCCGTCGCCCAGACCCTGCTGCGCCGAGCCGTCGCCGAGTGGGTCCAGGCCGACGACGACAGCGACATCGCCACTCACATCCGGCGCGAACTCGTCGCCGCGACGGCGGTCATCACCGCCGGCACGGGCCACGCCGGCCCCTGA